Proteins found in one Homalodisca vitripennis isolate AUS2020 chromosome 4, UT_GWSS_2.1, whole genome shotgun sequence genomic segment:
- the LOC124360119 gene encoding facilitated trehalose transporter Tret1-like → MSGHNTNVILSYLDESDEEDNLSSEPGAVRVNVSDSDGPTEDGDHDSDTEQSEYEEERNNQATPLHEERNNIKTVAAKCCVSRGLLKQYIAAVAACFSVVNSSTCYGWTTPILNHLLGPDSEIPMTRDQASWVISSIELGNLISPLPAGILSKYIGRKPVILATGPLYIISWLMVIFYPSVTMLGAARVLQGFSMGLTYTAAPVYLGEIAGKSTRGAVTSIFFNSWWLGFVIQYSVGPFLSFYNCIYFTLALNIPFILLFFWQPESPYYYVMSGNIEKARKSLAWFRDTSTDELKEELEEIKWSVEANQRSAGLRDIIGIPEERKALTILMLMTGGRVLCGTGVINVYATDIFDMTPNLSISSDVVTIAVGVVMLAGGIFSAFTSDSLGRRPLLMLSCIGIFICQFTNGTYYLLLFKTSLAVSTFSWISPVLILINSGLCTAGLYPVCSLYTSELFNPNTRGIVSSIAAITVTIFAFLMLIMYETVNNNFGLYANFYFYSLTILIGGIYFYFNTPETKGKSFVQIRKELLKIKV, encoded by the exons ATGAGCGGGCACAACACGAAcgtaattttaagttatttggaTGAATCTGACGAAGAAGACAATTTATCGAGTGAACCTGGTGCTGTGCGGGTTAATGTGTCAGACTCTGATGGACCAACGGAAGATGGAGACCATGACAGCGACACAGAACAGTCTGAATATGAAGAAGAACGCAACAACCAAGCTACGCCACTTCACGAAGAACGAaataacatcaaaact GTGGCGGCAAAATGCTGCGTGTCAAGAGGACTCCTCAAACAGTACATAGCTGCTGTGGCAg cATGCTTCAGCGTTGTGAATTCTTCAACATGCTACGGATGGACCACGCCCATTCTGAACCATCTCCTTGGACCTGACAGTGAGATTCCTATGACAAGGGATCAAGCTTCTTGGGTCATCTCTAGTATAGAGCTTGGCAACCTGATATCCCCACTTCCAGCTGGAATTCTGTCGAAATACATCGGGCGCAAGCCAGTCATCCTAGCGACTGGACCTCTCTACATCATCAGCTGGCTGATGGTCATCTTCTACCCTTCAGTAACTATGTTGGGAGCAGCTCGAGTTCTGCAGGGGTTCTCGATGGGACTGACATACACCGCTGCACCTGTCTACTTAGGCGAAATCGCTGGCAAATCGACCAGAGGAGCAGTGACAAGCATATTCTTCAATTCGTGGTGGCTAGGTTTCGTTATACAATACTCAGTGGGCCCTTTTCTTAGCTTTTACAATTGTATCTACTTTACACTTGCTTTAAACATACCTTTCATTTTGTTATTCTTCTGGCAACCTGAGAGTCCTTATTATTATGTCATGAGTGGAAATATTGAAAAAGCGCGCAAATCATTAGCTTGGTTCCGAGACACTTCAACTGATGAGTTAAAGGAAGAGTTAGAAGAGATCAAATGGAGTGTTGAAGCCAACCAGAGATCAGCTGGGCTACGTGATATAATAGGAATCCCAGAGGAAAGAAAAGCCCTAACCATTCTGATGTTGATGACAGGAGGTAGAGTACTCTGTGGAACTGGAGTTATCAATGTTTATGCCACTGATATTTTCGATATGACGCCTAACCTCTCTATATCATCTGATGTAGTAACTATAGCAGTTGGTGTTGTAATGCTAGCTGGAGGGATCTTTAGTGCATTCACCTCAGACTCCTTGGGAAGAAGACCCTTGCTGATGCTGTCATGCATAGGCATTTTCATTTGTCAATTTACCAATGGAACatactatttacttttatttaaaacttctttagCTGTCTCTACGTTTAGTTGGATCTCTCCAGTTTTAATTCTGATCAACTCCGGTTTATGCACTGCGGGTTTGTATCCTGTATGTTCTCTGTACACTTCGGAACTGTTTAACCCCAATACTAGAGGGATTGTTTCCAGTATTGCCGCCATCACTGTTACTATATTTGCTTTCCTAATGTTGATAATGTATGagacagtaaataataattttgggttatatgccaatttttatttttactcgcTCACCATTTTAATTGGAGGCATTTACTTTTACTTCAACACTCCAGAAACTAAAGGAAAATCTTTTGTCCAGATCAGAAAGGAACTTCTCAAAATTAAAGTCTGA